One Lacticaseibacillus rhamnosus genomic window carries:
- a CDS encoding glycosyltransferase: MIYMVGENVFTFNSGTEFSQLQRLKAFNQNGIESKLLLRNYNRFLYRDAERAGVNKDAYINMYDYFQGVVGVERKEQKLRLLESIPLTKYHVVGIDNNTTTIDLLGRTLAKITVMPETVGLVGSIDYYDRFDHKELTEFWDWRGFKSMEQNYNPDGTVAAQKFLDQKGHVVLEIIHMNKNGQLAPTMWKLVHYQGHDYVFDSEDDLFRFFLNEISKGNPGIMISDRRTLDAAVKQVNHATAKLAFIHEGDLFLKGEGKKRVPNVIYNEVLSEQHPFSTVIFPTHDQVKAIETQYPYLTIEAAPDTYAQTPKAKKIQPDHPRLAYIGRLFPDKQITDLVDAFERVHRERPDAELFLKGYFSDEAYRREIRDRIHKKKLDDAIHLVAYSNDNQDILNKTTLFVSAAKSEAFGMNSLEAMSYGIPVIAYGCHFLKHNLLVNRQNGVAVANMTPSELGKAILVVLQDNRLYHKLQAGALNTAKQHSEADFIGAWKSVLSAFF; the protein is encoded by the coding sequence ATGATTTACATGGTTGGTGAAAATGTTTTTACATTTAATTCCGGCACTGAGTTCTCGCAGCTGCAACGCCTGAAAGCCTTCAATCAAAATGGCATTGAATCTAAACTGCTACTCCGGAACTATAATCGCTTCTTGTATCGGGATGCCGAGCGTGCAGGAGTTAACAAAGATGCATATATCAACATGTACGATTACTTTCAGGGTGTTGTCGGGGTTGAGCGTAAAGAACAAAAGTTACGCTTACTGGAATCGATTCCCCTGACGAAATATCATGTCGTTGGGATTGACAATAATACGACAACTATCGATCTGTTAGGTCGAACGCTTGCAAAGATTACTGTCATGCCAGAGACGGTCGGATTAGTTGGAAGTATTGATTATTATGATCGCTTTGATCACAAAGAGTTAACCGAATTCTGGGATTGGCGCGGGTTTAAGTCTATGGAACAAAATTATAATCCCGATGGAACCGTGGCTGCACAGAAGTTTTTGGATCAGAAAGGCCATGTGGTTTTGGAGATTATCCACATGAATAAAAATGGTCAGCTTGCACCGACAATGTGGAAGTTGGTTCATTATCAAGGACATGATTATGTATTTGATTCCGAAGATGACCTTTTCCGTTTTTTCCTGAATGAAATTAGTAAAGGCAATCCGGGGATCATGATTTCAGATCGCAGAACGCTCGATGCTGCCGTCAAGCAAGTTAATCATGCAACTGCTAAGCTCGCTTTTATTCATGAAGGTGACCTGTTCTTGAAAGGAGAAGGGAAGAAGCGCGTACCTAATGTCATTTATAACGAGGTACTAAGCGAGCAGCATCCGTTTAGTACCGTTATTTTTCCTACGCATGATCAAGTTAAAGCGATTGAGACTCAATATCCGTACTTAACCATTGAGGCTGCCCCGGATACTTATGCACAGACGCCGAAAGCTAAGAAAATACAACCCGATCATCCACGATTGGCGTATATCGGGCGTCTTTTTCCAGATAAACAGATTACGGATTTGGTTGATGCGTTTGAACGTGTACACCGAGAACGCCCGGATGCTGAACTGTTCCTCAAAGGTTATTTTTCAGACGAGGCCTATCGCCGGGAGATCCGCGATAGAATCCACAAGAAAAAACTTGATGATGCGATTCATCTGGTTGCCTATAGCAATGACAATCAGGATATTTTGAACAAGACGACGCTGTTTGTTTCTGCGGCGAAGTCAGAAGCTTTCGGTATGAATAGTCTTGAGGCAATGTCGTATGGCATACCAGTGATTGCATACGGATGTCACTTCTTGAAGCATAACCTGTTAGTGAACAGACAAAACGGGGTGGCGGTTGCTAATATGACGCCTAGCGAGTTAGGCAAGGCGATTTTGGTCGTGTTACAAGATAATCGGCTTTATCACAAATTACAAGCTGGTGCTTTAAATACTGCAAAACAACATTCAGAAGCTGATTTCATCGGTGCATGGAAGTCAGTATTATCAGCGTTCTTTTGA
- a CDS encoding glycosyltransferase family 4 protein, producing MNYFINFGMPASKSGIEHAQIKRKRLFDKHGEPYVFLLRDWERDLHTNTANAGITDDHLVNMFDYYQHACHVDVVRLLPEQVDLGLKDLQYSDDYEHNRMLVSRADGRLAARINYVRGTRQVVSVELFDGVENLYQVEFYDVRGFKSLVQWYTPDNKVGNEEWLTVDGRPVIRAFNKKNEDGKLKQTGWILTDRKGKIFQFDTIDAFFEHFINDMNETGQNVFILDRSLLADEALIHLEKPAYTIMHLHNSHAGDAQRPMDSIMNNNYEFALVNGAKYSAFVSATKKQAADVQRRFPYIKKSFHVPVGVVSDDVLHRQRILSENRIFGKVIAVARIAPEKNLNDLVRAIAIVHKQIPQVTLDLYGYPDATNHYAEKRKIEKTIQELSLEGVVAFKGYTENLESAYDTAQIFGLTSIMEGFDLSLLEAISHGVVGVTYDVNYGPNEIVQDGINGYVTPYGDIHALAEKIQLLLSDRDKMQQMSTNAYESANRYSEENVWKKWHNVLMDAQKSEGKVTK from the coding sequence GTGAACTATTTCATCAATTTCGGTATGCCTGCCAGCAAATCGGGTATTGAGCATGCGCAGATAAAGCGCAAGCGCCTATTTGATAAGCATGGTGAACCTTACGTATTTCTTCTACGGGATTGGGAACGGGATCTACATACTAACACTGCCAATGCAGGAATTACGGATGATCACCTCGTTAACATGTTTGATTACTATCAGCACGCCTGCCATGTTGACGTGGTCCGGTTGTTACCGGAGCAGGTAGATCTGGGACTTAAAGATCTTCAATATTCCGATGATTACGAGCACAATCGTATGTTGGTTTCACGAGCTGATGGGCGATTGGCTGCGCGGATCAACTATGTTCGCGGCACTAGACAGGTGGTTTCTGTCGAATTGTTTGACGGAGTTGAGAATCTATACCAAGTTGAATTTTATGATGTTCGCGGATTTAAATCATTGGTTCAGTGGTATACCCCAGACAATAAGGTTGGCAACGAGGAATGGCTAACGGTGGATGGCCGTCCGGTAATCAGAGCATTTAACAAGAAAAATGAAGATGGCAAGCTTAAGCAGACTGGGTGGATTCTGACAGATCGCAAAGGTAAAATTTTTCAGTTTGACACGATTGATGCGTTTTTTGAACATTTTATTAATGACATGAATGAAACTGGCCAGAATGTCTTTATCCTTGATCGGTCTTTATTGGCGGATGAAGCGCTTATTCATCTAGAGAAACCCGCTTACACGATTATGCACCTACATAATTCACATGCTGGCGATGCGCAACGGCCAATGGATTCGATTATGAATAACAATTATGAATTTGCATTAGTTAATGGTGCGAAGTATTCAGCATTTGTTTCTGCAACTAAAAAGCAGGCAGCCGATGTTCAAAGACGCTTCCCTTACATCAAAAAGTCCTTCCATGTTCCTGTTGGCGTGGTATCGGATGACGTGCTTCACCGCCAGCGAATTCTGTCGGAAAATCGAATATTCGGCAAAGTCATCGCGGTTGCTAGGATTGCACCGGAAAAAAATCTGAATGATCTGGTTCGAGCCATTGCCATCGTCCACAAACAAATACCGCAAGTGACGCTGGATTTGTATGGTTACCCGGATGCAACGAATCATTATGCTGAAAAACGAAAAATCGAAAAAACAATCCAAGAACTTTCATTGGAAGGGGTTGTGGCTTTTAAAGGCTACACGGAAAATCTGGAAAGTGCGTATGATACTGCCCAGATTTTTGGCTTAACTTCTATCATGGAAGGTTTTGATCTCTCATTACTGGAGGCGATTTCGCATGGTGTTGTCGGCGTGACCTATGACGTTAACTACGGTCCAAACGAAATCGTGCAAGACGGCATCAATGGGTATGTCACTCCGTATGGCGATATTCATGCCTTAGCGGAGAAGATTCAGTTATTGCTATCCGATCGTGACAAGATGCAGCAGATGAGTACGAATGCATACGAATCTGCTAACAGATATTCTGAAGAAAATGTTTGGAAGAAATGGCACAACGTTTTAATGGATGCACAAAAGAGTGAGGGGAAGGTGACGAAATGA
- a CDS encoding NAD-dependent succinate-semialdehyde dehydrogenase, whose protein sequence is MAYQTVDPNTNTLEKTYANTTPAQISEMLTAGHAFYKQQRNLDPATRSATLHAVAAYFRDNADEMAAIITKEMGKRTEEALGEVELCAEIADMYADRAPALLQPQPLNSTAGAAVVNHVASGIVFGVEPWNFPYYQLMRVFAPNFMVGNAVIIKPASNVPASGLEFEKAVLAGGADKGAFQIALIGHDDTETFIKDPRVAGVCLTGSEGAGSHVAALAGKYLKKSLMELGGMDAFLVLDGADLEHVIPEAIKTRLMNCGQVCTSSKRFIVLDKYYDDFVAGLKKGFENVKIGDPSDPSVNVGPLNSQKAKDKLQGQVDTAIEHGAKVVYGNTPVDLPGAFFRPTILTDIDKDNPAYRTELFGPVACVYKVHSEEEAIALANDVPYGLGGAVFAGDTNHAAEVAAQIETGMVGANQSQSYNAELPFGGVKNSGYGRELGDLGLYTFVNEQTVTRALRQ, encoded by the coding sequence ATGGCTTATCAAACCGTTGATCCGAACACGAACACGTTGGAGAAAACTTATGCGAACACAACACCGGCACAAATTAGTGAGATGTTGACGGCGGGGCATGCTTTTTACAAGCAGCAGCGTAATCTTGACCCTGCAACGCGTAGTGCAACATTACATGCGGTTGCTGCTTATTTCCGCGACAATGCCGATGAAATGGCGGCAATTATTACCAAAGAAATGGGCAAGCGGACCGAAGAAGCGTTAGGCGAAGTTGAACTTTGCGCTGAAATTGCGGATATGTACGCTGATCGGGCTCCGGCATTGCTGCAGCCGCAACCGCTTAACAGTACTGCAGGGGCTGCGGTGGTCAATCACGTTGCCAGTGGTATTGTGTTTGGCGTTGAACCGTGGAACTTCCCTTACTACCAGTTAATGCGTGTTTTCGCACCAAACTTTATGGTGGGGAATGCGGTGATCATTAAACCTGCCAGCAATGTTCCGGCTAGCGGCCTTGAATTTGAAAAAGCAGTTCTGGCTGGCGGCGCTGACAAAGGTGCTTTCCAAATCGCACTTATCGGGCATGATGATACCGAGACCTTTATTAAAGATCCGCGCGTTGCCGGTGTCTGCTTGACGGGTTCAGAAGGTGCGGGTTCGCATGTGGCGGCGTTGGCAGGTAAGTATTTGAAGAAGTCGCTGATGGAATTAGGCGGTATGGATGCTTTTCTGGTCTTGGACGGGGCTGATCTTGAGCACGTGATTCCAGAAGCCATTAAAACTCGCCTCATGAATTGCGGACAGGTTTGCACCAGCTCCAAACGGTTTATTGTGTTAGATAAATACTACGATGACTTTGTTGCCGGCTTGAAGAAAGGTTTTGAAAACGTCAAAATTGGCGATCCGAGTGATCCATCAGTCAATGTGGGTCCATTGAACAGTCAAAAGGCAAAAGATAAGCTGCAAGGTCAGGTTGATACTGCCATTGAACACGGAGCCAAAGTTGTTTACGGCAATACACCGGTTGATTTGCCTGGTGCCTTCTTCCGGCCGACTATTTTAACGGATATTGACAAGGACAATCCGGCGTATCGGACAGAATTATTCGGCCCGGTCGCCTGCGTTTATAAGGTGCATAGCGAAGAAGAAGCGATTGCGTTGGCCAATGATGTTCCTTATGGCCTTGGCGGAGCAGTCTTTGCCGGTGATACCAATCATGCGGCAGAAGTCGCTGCCCAGATTGAAACCGGGATGGTCGGTGCCAATCAGAGTCAAAGCTACAATGCTGAGTTGCCATTTGGCGGGGTCAAGAACTCCGGCTATGGTCGTGAACTGGGAGATTTAGGCCTGTATACGTTTGTCAATGAGCAAACGGTGACCCGGGCGCTGCGTCAGTGA
- a CDS encoding GNAT family N-acetyltransferase — MESFTIRSLQPNDEDAFNEFRRDVLNFDQQNPHSQNIVRELTPATDFTTRLAVLTADQNPEKPELVPQFAFFMFNSENVILGRVRCRTEMTPMLARTGGHIGYYVAPSQRGHGYAKNLLKFALGYYQQRQEPYVIVTAKAANWASRKTIEASGGVLQEILPEQNTESLAIYHIQLAAATGI; from the coding sequence ATGAGTTTCGGCGCGATGTTTTAAATTTCGATCAGCAAAATCCTCACAGTCAAAATATTGTTCGCGAATTGACGCCTGCAACCGACTTTACGACAAGGTTGGCAGTACTAACCGCCGATCAGAATCCCGAAAAACCCGAGTTAGTGCCGCAGTTTGCTTTTTTCATGTTTAACTCGGAAAACGTCATCTTGGGGCGGGTTCGCTGCCGGACTGAAATGACACCGATGCTAGCCAGAACCGGCGGGCACATCGGCTATTATGTGGCTCCGTCTCAGCGCGGCCACGGTTATGCGAAAAACTTGCTCAAATTTGCGTTAGGTTATTATCAGCAACGCCAGGAACCTTATGTCATTGTGACAGCAAAAGCGGCTAATTGGGCAAGCCGCAAGACGATTGAGGCCAGTGGCGGCGTTTTACAGGAAATCTTGCCCGAACAAAACACTGAATCGCTTGCCATTTACCATATTCAGTTAGCTGCTGCAACGGGTATTTGA